ttcccaaaatgaaaggtccgattagcatggtacccggaatgccatcactgattgtagacctaattttcttgtaaaccaaggttcattagtagaacggtaaatagggcatggtagtcatgatgatattataaaccaaaggttttaatgagctattccaccgatgatgatttgatgtctaaagtcatacaatgcttatgttattatgatatataaatgttattctgtgggatttgacctagcactgaatgtagcatgtagatggggactcgacctaagggatccttaagtaaagtctcatgttgcattaactatgtgccaccataggagcccttgtcggctaggcctttgtagccaccaaatgttaaataattaaatgtaatctgaatggagttctacctggcaagtagtctccccgtgccaatgtaggggcttatgttggattccatgtaatagctcgcatgatcttaaatgtcgattatggtcatttccccacaaaaataaatattttaaggtttcctatgatgatgtctaacacatttattcacttatgcatattgatttctcatgtccctcttatgttcttcatttcatagcatactcacatacttagtacattcaaagtactaacgcatacttttgcctacatgatatcaccatgtaggaaccgacgtcgctcctcgatcttctccacgtggctaactcgtattagtttgaagatttgcttgtggtgagtttccatgttttgggaacaacatcctttttattctaagcttttgttatgtagaatagtaagacttttattaaagcTTTTCGTGgcacttatattgagggtgagctagggacatgtcttagcccccaccaagtttattagtagaggtatgtttggacataaatggatgaaatgtttttatttccgcttattattatttaccattaccaatgaaatgcttaataaatgctaagaagcttgggtgaggtaccttcgggtatCTCATTCgctgtgtcacgtctaggccctaggcttgggtcgtgacagctaTATCGtccatttttgaattttgacaTGGAGCAGACGATATGTGTGGGGAAGGGCTTGGGGTTAGGGTGGAGAAGACGATGGGTGAGTGGGGGAGGGATGGAGAAGACGATTTGGGTGAGTGGGGGAGGGGGTGGAGAAGATGATCTAAGGAGGGTTaggttaattttaatttttaaattttttgggCAAAAATTTCCACATGTCATTCAATTATTGGCCATTTTTTctactaaaaaataattatttgaaaattagttttgatatatatatgtcacgtgtttttattttatttgccaCTTTGACACGTAATCGGCGAGTATATTACATACACCTTACAGATTTGActgattataaaaaaaagtgtcaaaatgacacaacgGGGCATGACATgaagtgtctaaaatgaacaaagcatAGTTAAGATATCTAAATGAAAATTGGCGCCAATTATAGGCGACCACCAATGAATTCAGCTATAATAATATCATCGAATGATTGAAGCATAGACTCAGCATGACAGTATTCATGGCAATAATTTCATCTTGTGAAATGTGATGATCACAAGTTAGACTTTATTAATACCAAAAATGAGTAATTACAAAGCTAATCATGGCTGATCACCTCAAATTTAAAAGTGAAAACAGTCTCAATCATACAAAAAATTCTCACTACATGTTCCACTCATTCAGCAACAGGAAAAACTATTAACTATTGCGTTCCCTCTAAATAGTGACAACCACATTTGAAAAATTGCAGCTCAGAACAGCTGAGGTTGCGTTTACTCCATTTAATTAATGTCcactttatgatttttttacaaGTTTATTCATTTCTGGAAATAATTTAGGCATACATAATTAAGGTTGAAAATTCGCGTATGAAGTGCaggtaagaatttcataagTCTTAGGCATGTGTGTGAATTCATTTTGTTAAAAAGTCTTTTTGTTCTTCGAATTTAAACAATTCAATACTCAAATCTACTGTAAATAAGTCCAGAATTGAAACATAAGTTTCATATATCATAAAGGGTAAACTTCAATAATCAAATCAACAACAAATTTTACAGACCCATTTAGCACCCTTTTATTTCTTTCACGTATGTTGGTTTCAACATAATTGAAACACATGTTTAAATTGGCTAAAGGTTCAGACATATGCGTCTAAAGTTTTTTGctacaaaaaaattcaactcaaaTCTGCTCCAAATAAGCTCAAATTTGATACTTAAGTTTCATGtatcatcaaaaaataaaatcccaatcatcaatttgtcAAATAACAAAAAATCTAATAAAGTCATTTAGCACTCTGTAATTATTATCTTTTCATATATGTATGCTCTCAGTATGTCGTATTGGACTGAAACATATATTTAAAATGACTAAAATttcagacatatatatatatctaaacGCAGAAGCAAAAACAAAAGAAGATAGTCTAAGCATGTGATATTATCTAAATTATTTAACACAAAATATTCgtgaaagaaaaagtagaacgAATATTAGTTAAATGGAAACACGACCAAAATAAATCCCTCCATGAAATTTTCACGGCCAATGCTTCAAATTGAACATTAAGCAGGCCCATATACTCAAATAGGTGCTGCCTATTTGATACCAAAATTTGAGAAGCTAGAGAATTATTATGGGCAATAACGATGTTATTTTGTCTTTTCGATCATCTAATTGGAAAATGCATGTACAGACATAATTGAAACTTATAAAGAGAAAACAGGAAATTTCAAATTGACTGGATGAGCTTTGACTGATTCAGGGATACTTCTATTATTTATACATCATTAATTGGCTCAAATGTTTCATCCTCCAATTAATTGCAATTACAATAAACACCTTACAAAATAACTGCATCAATGAACCTCATCACTGAAAGAAACTGCATACACATTTTCTACTGAGGGCAAAGTAGGAAGAATATATTTAAATCGCGAAATAATATAGTTCATATTCTATCCTGGCTTGTTTCcatatatttttgtatctcattttggGGTTTCTCAAGTCTTGTTTCAATTGAACTCTCCATTTCGACATCTAATTTCTTTTTGCCATCGCGATAAATTGCGTACAAAATCAGTTGCACACATGCTAATAGAGATCCAATTGCATTTGGTACCTACCAAAACAGTGCGAAATTTTGTGAGATTTAGTCTCCATGACTTAAGAGTTCATACCGATAATAGAGATCGTAGGAAGATAcactttttaaaagaaaagagtaTCACGTAAAAAGAAACTAAAGGAGTAATAATTTTTAACTGTGAGCCTCTACTTAATATGTGGAAATTtagttatgattaattaatgTTCCAAATAAAAGTTACTCACAATAATGAAAGGGTCCTTCCCAAGCAAGCCATAGATTGCCCATGAGGTACTTGAGTTGAAAATAGATAGTGACAAGAAGAAGGGCATGTACTCCACACTTTTAGATTTTATCACCAACCTCTGTATACAAAAGCAGagccaaataaaataaataagtagttatatatacataataaagGAGCTTTCTATAATAATTATTAACCATATAATAAGCTATCTTTTGTAATTAATTGAGCTATATATACTGATTGTGTAAAAGATGTTAAATTAATAGAGTCCGTCTAGGTTAGATTATTGTGAATAGTTGATAAGTTTAAGTGTGTGACAAGCATTTTCAAGTGCAGaaaatgattttataaataaatagttaCATATTTGGACAAAAATGCCAAAACTAAAAATAAGTAGTTAAcgtgtttgaaaaaaaagttttgatAATATTAAAAGtacatttcttaaaaaataaaaaggaggaACGATGGatatgaaatgaagaagaacttcagaattttatttgaaaaaaattattttgagaattttaaaaatataagaataaaatagttttaaaaaaattagtcaAACTAAAAATGCTTATACACCAACTTACGACTGATTTTGACATATAAGTACTTAGTTGGTAGACACTTTGAATATTAACGTAAATAAGccaaaaaaatttcttaaaagtCAGTTTGATCAGCATGTAAGTTCAGTCAATCACCCGTTAGTATATATTGTAAATAAAATTGGAAAGAGACTTACCATTACAGTAAGAGGAGCACCAAACATCATAATACAAGTAATGGCAAAAGCTAAGCCACAAAGGAGCTTCCTTTTATCTCCATGAAGTGTTAACACAGAGATTAAAGCCACAATTGAGAAAATGGAAAGGACCAAAAAGAGAATTCCAGATATCTTAAACTTCTCCTTCTTTGGTGCAAATATGAGGAAAATCAACACATAAATTGCCTCCAAGGCACCACCTATGGAAGCCAGGACTGATAACAATGTGTTGTTTGGTGACACGAAAGGCAGACCATACCTgtttaattcatcaaaaatataattaaaatcgATATTTGcctaaagaaaaaaatgaaaaaaaaggtaaaaatcaATGCTACTATGAacaaaaattgttttttttaacaaGAAAATACATAAAGTCCCTCTATAttaatatacaacaacaacaacaacaacaacccagtgaaatcccacatcgtgggtctggggagggtagagtgtatgcagacctgactcctatcaatgtaggacggctgtttccgaaagtccctcggctcaataaaagcatagaaaaaggtcagacaagaatattagaataaataagtagatgacgaaaacgtTCCAAACAATattataatcaaagcacaaaaacagtagatattattattggataataacataaataccataaatagcATACATCaaagtacaagaaatcatagtgcgttaatacgcctacgaataagggagaataaaatcattatgtactagccttctaccctaatgtgtgtcctccacaccctcctatctagggtcatgtcctcggtaagtcgtaaatgcgccatgtcctgtctgatcacctctccccaatatttcttcggcctacccctattAATATCTaactttgaaaaagacattcAAACTTTACGGGAGTGCTATGACTTTACACAAGTACCCATGTCAGAGTAGTCTAATGTCATGGGTTCAACTTTCATTGACAATcactattaaaagaaaagataagaaaaagatCATAGTACTTGttcccccaaaaaataaaaaaaatttgctTCACATTTTAGATTTATCTTAAGAACACCATGCAATGATATGTATGAATTAATTTAGAATCCATTCAATAACTTGAAAGGGCTAATTTCCAAAACTCATAAGCTTTAAATTTTGACTACGCCTTTGTTGTGCATTAAGTtctagttattttatttttttcatgtttaaatGTGATTTGGAGAAGCTTACCAAGCTGAAAACAAGCAGTTGAAGAGACTCATTAGATATGGTACCCCTGAAAACTTCTCTGTTGATCTCTTCATAATAATCCTTTTGAATGTAATCCTATAGTGCCAAATTTTcataattatgatatatattagtTGTTAGTTTTAATGAGAGAAAGAATAAGAAACAAAAGACCAAATGCACATGCAtacacttattttttttaaaaaagaagttaAACTTGAAAAAGACTTACATGGGCGCCAAGAAGAGTAATATGCCAAAAACATTTcctattcaaaaaaaaaaaaacaaatgaagaaaaaaagatttaatCATATGCGCGTATCCAACTCAAATAatctaaaataagaataaacGAGATAATTTCTCATATGGTCATTCGattagtaattattattattatttcaaataaaggCACTCTCTTTGTTGAAAAAAGAtgacttttttaaaataataactatttagtTAAGTGATCATACCAGAAATCAATTCGTGAATAAACACATGAAAATCTCACCAAAAATTCCGAAGGTTGTGTGAAGAATTTTGATAACATGTACATGACCCATGACAGAGAATTAATTGTTAATTAAGATTTAAAGTAGGAAAACTGAAATGTGCTAGAAAAATGGTGCAGGTAGAATAAACATGATGAGTAGTTTCTAGGGtatatatttgcataattttgtTGATTTGCTGATGAATGATCCACTACATTTTGCTTGCTTGTTCAGCACTAGAATATTCAGTGTGGTTCAGGCCCTACAAATTAATTAACTCCACTAATTACTTACTTATGACATATCAATACAAATACTAATTAACATAAACTATTCTCCTATTTGGAATTAGCTTGATATATATCCACACTCCATTAGACCATTCCAATACTTACtttccgtttcaatttgtttgtcataCTTTTTGTTTTagtatgttttgaaaaaaaacgtttctttcttttttttcaaaccttttttatatcaatttttcaCGTGACATagttaagaccacaagattaataaatgatattttggtacattctatATATCTTTTAGTGTAAGTATACAagattcaaattaatttttttttatttcttaaacttTATGTCAGGTCAAAaccaaacaaacaaattaaaacgaaaaaaaatatttaatttgccTTCTAGGATGATTTAGATTTTCTCTATAACTAGAGGCTCTCAAAATCACATATTTAATCTTACACTGACATACAAGTCTCAATAGATTCGTCGCAAGTAATACTGGATCTAGTATAATTAGTGTAAACaaccataaaaaataaataatctcaactAATTAATTGGTATCCATCACCTATATAAATCgtttatttctattttaatttgttgtGCTCTTGAATAATTAAGTCTGCATTAATTCAAATTGATCGTTGTACGTTGTAATTTCTGCCCTTTTCTCTTTTTACaccatcaaatatatatatatatatatatcaatcatAATAACATTACTCCTACTGTCCTACATGGTAGTGTATATAAGGTCCACGTAGAATATGATGAAGCATTAATATTCTTAATGATCTTTCTAATTATCCTGATTGACGAGCTACTTTCGCGATTATAATATATATGGTTTATGATTAATTCTAATCTTAGCTTGTTCATGAATCTAGTATGTTAACGTGTATATATATCGTAATAATTATCACATTTCTATGATATTCATTTTGTGAATATTGTGGACCTTAAATGCTCGTTATATTTATTCTACGTTGTTTATCCCATAATCGTTGTATAAAATGTCCTATTGCATATCGCTCCTATAGTTTTTTGTTATTTGAGCATCCTAAATTTTCTATTCCAATCAACGGACcttttttccttatttgtttCTCCATAATCTCATTTAATTTCACTTGACATTAGTTCCGCTTATGTAGGTCAGTGTTTATCTTACACCTTAAATTGACTAGATTAACCATCAAATAGAAATTAAACGTACTGGATAATTAACAGGTACGCAATGGCGTCAGCTAATTAATTGTAAtctttgaaaatatatattactatgatttatgacatgGAATCCCACTAACACATTTACTTTacattttatatgtatttaagcTAGGACAATTAtggaacaaaaaagaaaaggaagaaagaaagTGCTATCCTTGTAGGAAACAATGACAATATATATAGTGAGTAAAGAATATTCTACTAAAGCTATATTTTCCCACCAATAAAAACATTTGTAGCTTATACATATAACTAATAAGGACATGGTGGAATAATAAGTACTTCTTCATCCTTAATCAAAAGTCTAGAGTTCAAGTCTTGGATATGAAGTCACCATTATCAGAAGGCGAATTATCCTCAATATGGGACttcaataaaaatatgaatttaattgaattccaatataaatatcaattaaATACCATCGGGCACCCGATGGAAAACAAGAAAACCTCATCCAATATATATTAGAAGGTTTTTCTCCAATACATAACATGAGTGGGATGAGtttccattttctttttcttttaagagGGGGTTGTTGGGAGATGATACATCATTTCAGAAACTAGacaaaaggaagagaagaaacagttgagaagattgaaaataaaCTAGTATTGTTGGAAAAACTTAAAATTATGGCATACCACATTGTTGCAAAATGTATTTGTTAGAGCTGTCATTATTTTTGCGAGTTTGATAATATGTATCTAAACAGTTGCCAAGGCCACTATTCCCTTCCTTGTTCCAAATCCTACCGCTCCCTCAAAATTAGTAAAACAGAAATGAGCGACGGAAAAATTCTATAGCTAAATAGCAAAATCTGTCATTAATTCTATTTAGTGAGAgattaattatcaaataattttaatagCTATGAAAAATTTAGCAATAGCTTAGCGACGAAGCTCATagctaatttttaattttttttagaagctCAATTGTACGAATTGGGTAAGTTGAAGTTTTTATCATAAGAATTGactatatttatttcttatcaCATAATGGTGACATGAAAACTCGAGAACATCCAAGACTACAAAAAGGTAAAAGCACCATCTAATGTTCCAAAATCTTTTGCCTTTGGAATGAATAGGAGAATAGAAGAAGTTTCcaatttctttctttaaaaGGTCCTCCTTTTTGTGTGTGGAAAGAGATAGAAATATATTACTAATAACTAATTAAATGCATTATAACAACATACTTGAGACTAGATTGGGTAAAGAATATACAAAGTGTCACGATCAAACCCATTGAGCCGTGCAAACACCTACTCTAACGTCTAGATAGGAGAATTCTTATAGAAATATCATGCGGATGTttaacaaaatacaaataatagACTAAAAGAGTTATGAAATCACTTTATATTAACTTGAAAACTCAAAGATTTATTACAAGGAACAATCAAACACCCGCaaggatatatatattagtCTAAACAGATACAAGAACTTCTAAAGATAtagagtataaataaagtaatgacacagCTCCAACCATAAGGTAGGAAGAGTAAAAActattggagaatcatcttcgtcttc
This region of Solanum dulcamara chromosome 9, daSolDulc1.2, whole genome shotgun sequence genomic DNA includes:
- the LOC129902353 gene encoding bidirectional sugar transporter SWEET1-like, which codes for MGHVHVIKILHTTFGIFGNVFGILLFLAPMITFKRIIMKRSTEKFSGVPYLMSLFNCLFSAWYGLPFVSPNNTLLSVLASIGGALEAIYVLIFLIFAPKKEKFKISGILFLVLSIFSIVALISVLTLHGDKRKLLCGLAFAITCIMMFGAPLTVMRLVIKSKSVEYMPFFLSLSIFNSSTSWAIYGLLGKDPFIIVPNAIGSLLACVQLILYAIYRDGKKKLDVEMESSIETRLEKPQNEIQKYMETSQDRI